In one Kluyveromyces marxianus DMKU3-1042 DNA, complete genome, chromosome 4 genomic region, the following are encoded:
- the OXP1 gene encoding uncharacterized protein, with protein MSKIRIAIDRGGTFTDCIANPGSGNPDDDVVIKLLSVDPRNYPDAPLEGIRRLLEICEKKKIPRGQKLDISGVESIRMGTTLATNCALERTGERCALVTTKGFKDALVIGNQTRPDIFDLAIKRPGPLYETVVEIDERVTLTDVDSDDIISRKDKDLRVGKSGETVHILKKINEDEVRATLKILYATGIRSLAVSFLHSFTYQEHEQVVGRIAKEIGFEHISLSSEISPMIKFIPRANSAVADSYLTPVIKSYLNGIESGLSEAQDTRIQFMQSDGGLVDSHKFSGLRAILSGPAGGVVGYSATCYDPETNIPLIGFDMGGTSTDVSRFGDGKLEHIFETLTAGIVIQTPQLDINTVAAGGSSRLFWKNGLFKVGPESAAAHPGPACYRKGGPLTITDANLFLGRLVPELFPSIFGPNEDEPLDIEATTRAFEEMTDHINKDMGSSLAVDEVAYGFLKVANESMARPIRTLTEAKGHVISNHRLVSFGGAGGQHAVSIAETLGIDTVLIHRYSSILSAYGMFLADVVEEAREPCSYILDESSSNSMSLIYDKIDKLMQECTQILLRQGFSEESIKIERFLNLRYEGTETSLMVSQDKDDNRGFAQKFHELHQAEFGFRFEDKNIIVDDVRVRATGLSNVRQEESIDAQLSKISSTLESEITLPEPLFTKPVMFENGWIETPVYSLDHLKIGSVVKGPAIIADGTQTNLLTPNSVGTILKSHIFIRIQENKPASSTTFNGVNSHDVVDPVLLSIFGHRFMDIAEQMGNQLRKTSVSTNVKERLDFSCALFDKDGNLVANAPHVPVHLGSMSTCIKKQAQLWKNKLNPGDSIVTNHPDVGGTHLPDITVITPSFDKTSGELIFYVASRAHHADIGGILPGSMPPNSKELFEEGAAIYSEKLVENGKFDEKKVVKLFFEDPAQYPGCSGSRKLADNISDLKAQIAANTKGIMLVSELVKEFGFNEIEKYMHAIQKNASDTVKKTLKIVAHQLMQSQENLSRDSNNDVAIFESSDFMDDGTKICLNITLDPANEKFTFDFTGTTPQVYGNLNAPEAITFSATLYVLRCLVNEEIPLNQGCLDPVDIIIPVGSVLSPRQGAAVVGGNVMTSQRVTDVILKALGVQADSQGDCNNLTFGNDNFGYYETICGGHGAGCFYWRKLPGQDESQVAWNGTSAVHTNMTNTRMTDVEIFERHYPVILRQFSIRSGSGGIGRFTGGNGVVRDIEFTEPVQASILSERRVNPPHGLNGGHDADRGVNLWVQNKTQSVVNLGGRNTINAQPGDRIIIMTPGGGGYGVPDA; from the coding sequence ATGTCAAAGATTAGAATTGCTATTGATAGAGGTGGTACCTTCACCGATTGTATTGCAAATCCAGGTTCTGGTAATCCAGACGACGATGTTGTCATAAAATTACTCTCGGTGGACCCTAGGAATTATCCAGATGCGCCTTTAGAAGGTATTAGGAGATTGCTAGAGATATGcgagaagaaaaagattccTCGTGGCCAAAAGCTGGACATTTCTGGTGTTGAATCAATTCGTATGGGTACTACTTTAGCTACCAATTGTGCATTAGAAAGAACAGGAGAAAGATGTGCATTAGTAACTACTAAGGGGTTCAAGGATGCCCTTGTAATTGGAAATCAGACTAGACctgatatttttgatttggCTATCAAGCGTCCAGGTCCTTTATATGAAACGGTAGTTGAGATTGACGAAAGAGTTACATTAACTGATGTGGATTCAGATGACATTATTTCACGCAAAGATAAAGACTTAAGAGTAGGCAAGTCTGGTGAGACAGTACatatcttgaaaaagataaacGAAGATGAAGTAAGGGCTACTCTCAAGATACTCTATGCTACAGGTATCAGGTCACTTGCCGTTTCTTTCCTACACTCCTTTACTTATCAAGAACATGAGCAAGTAGTTGGTAGAATTGCAAAGGAAATCGGGTTCGAACATATTTCTCTTTCCTCTGAGATCTCGCCCATGATTAAATTCATTCCTAGAGCCAATTCTGCTGTAGCAGACTCATATTTGACTCCTGTCATTAAGTCATATCTAAATGGTATCGAATCCGGTCTATCCGAAGCTCAAGACACCAGAATTCAATTCATGCAGTCAGACGGTGGACTTGTCGACTCGCATAAGTTTTCTGGATTAAGGGCTATTCTATCTGGTCCCGCGGGTGGTGTGGTCGGCTATTCCGCCACTTGCTATGATCCAGAAACTAATATTCCATTGATTGGTTTTGATATGGGTGGTACTTCTACAGATGTGAGTCGTTTTGGAGATGGTAAACTTGAACACATTTTCGAGACTCTCACCGCAGGTATTGTTATTCAAACTCCTCAATTAGATATCAATACTGTGGCAGCTGGTGGTTCATCTAGGttgttttggaaaaatgGTCTTTTCAAAGTGGGACCTGAATCTGCTGCTGCACATCCTGGACCAGCTTGTTACCGTAAAGGCGGTCCTTTGACTATCACTGATGCCAATCTTTTCTTAGGTAGATTGGTTCCTGAATTGTTCCCAAGCATTTTTGGACCTAACGAGGATGAGCCATTGGATATTGAAGCGACGACTCGCGCTTTCGAAGAAATGACTGACCACATCAATAAAGATATGGGCTCATCTCTAGCCGTTGATGAAGTCGCGTATGGCTTTCTGAAGGTTGCTAATGAGTCAATGGCTAGACCCATCAGAACTTTGACAGAGGCAAAAGGGCATGTTATATCAAACCACAGGTTGGTTTCCTTTGGAGGAGCTGGCGGTCAACATGCTGTCTCGATTGCTGAAACATTAGGAATAGATACAGTGTTGATTCACAGATATTCTTCTATTCTCTCAGCCTATGGTATGTTTCTCGCAGATGTAGTGGAAGAAGCAAGGGAACCGTGTTCCTACATTTTGGATGAATCTAGTTCTAACTCTATGAGCTTGATTTACGATAAAATAGATAAACTCATGCAAGAATGTACCCAAATATTGCTACGTCAAGGTTTTAGCGAAGAATCTATCAAGATTGAAAGGTTCCTAAATCTTAGATACGAGGGTACAGAAACATCATTGATGGTCTCACAAGATAAAGATGACAATAGAGGATTCGCGCAGAAATTCCATGAGCTACACCAAGCTGAATTTGGATTCCGCTTCGAAGACAAGAATATCATTGTTGATGATGTCAGAGTTAGGGCTACAGGTTTATCCAATGTAAGACAAGAGGAGAGTATCGACGCTCAATTGTCAAAAATATCATCGACTTTAGAATCTGAAATTACCTTACCAGAACCTCTTTTCACGAAACCGGTCATGTTTGAAAATGGGTGGATTGAAACTCCCGTTTACAGTCTAGATCATTTGAAAATTGGTAGTGTTGTAAAAGGACCCGCTATCATTGCAGATGGTACACAAACCAACCTTTTAACACCAAATTCTGTGGGTACAATTTTGAAGTCACATATATTCATCAGAATTCAAGAGAATAAGCCTGCATCTTCTACTACATTTAATGGGGTAAATTCTCATGATGTTGTAGATCCCGTTCTTCTATCTATCTTTGGTCATAGATTTATGGATATTGCGGAACAGATGGGGAATCAGTTGAGGAAAACTTCTGTTTCTACTAACGTTAAGGAAAGGTTGGATTTTTCCTGTGCATTATTCGACAAAGATGGAAACTTAGTCGCCAATGCGCCCCATGTTCCAGTTCATTTGGGTTCCATGTCCACATGTATCAAGAAACAAGCTCAATTGTGGAAGAATAAATTGAATCCAGGTGATTCCATTGTGACTAATCACCCTGATGTAGGAGGAACGCATTTACCAGATATTACGGTTATTACCCCATCATTTGATAAGACCTCGGGAGAGCTCATTTTCTATGTTGCTTCAAGAGCACATCATGCAGATATTGGAGGTATCCTCCCTGGTTCTATGCCcccaaattcaaaagaattgTTCGAAGAAGGCGCTGCCATATATAGTGAAAAGCTAGTAGAGAATGGTAAATTCgacgaaaagaaagtggttaaattattttttgagGATCCGGCACAGTACCCAGGTTGTTCGGGTTCTCGAAAACTAGCGGACAATATCTCGGACTTGAAGGCACAGATCGCTGCTAATACTAAAGGAATTATGCTAGTCAGCGAACTCGTAAAAGAGTTCGGAttcaatgaaattgaaaagtatATGCATGCAATTCAGAAAAATGCCAGCGATACAGTAAAGAAAACTTTAAAAATCGTTGCACATCAATTGATGCAGTCACAGGAGAACTTGTCAAGGGACTCTAATAACGATGTTGCAATCTTCGAGTCCAGTGATTTCATGGATGATGGTACTAAGATCTGTCTCAATATTACGCTTGACCCAGCAAATGAGAAGTTCACTTTCGATTTCACCGGGACAACACCACAGGTATATGGAAATCTAAATGCACCAGAAGCCATTACTTTCTCGGCAACTTTATACGTGTTGCGCTGTCTGGTGAACGAGGAAATCCCCCTCAACCAAGGATGTCTAGATCCAGTTGATATTATCATTCCAGTTGGAAGCGTACTCTCTCCAAGACAAGGTGCAGCAGTCGTTGGTGGTAACGTGATGACATCCCAAAGAGTTACAGACGTAATTCTTAAAGCGTTAGGGGTTCAGGCAGACAGTCAGGGAGATTGTAATAATTTGACTTTTGGGAACGACAATTTTGGTTATTATGAGACTATATGTGGTGGGCATGGTGCAGGATGCTTCTACTGGAGGAAACTCCCGGGCCAGGATGAGTCACAAGTTGCATGGAACGGGACTAGTGCTGTTCACACCAACATGACCAATACCAGAATGACAGACGTGGAGATCTTCGAAAGACACTACCCTGTGATCCTAAGACAATTTTCAATTCGTTCCGGATCTGGAGGGATAGGAAGGTTCACTGGAGGCAATGGTGTAGTACGTGATATTGAATTTACAGAACCAGTCCAGGCCTCGATTCTTTCTGAACGAAGAGTAAACCCACCGCATGGCTTAAACGGAGGACACGATGCAGATCGTGGTGTAAACCTATGGGTACAGAACAAGACGCAGTCAGTTGTGAATTTAGGTGGTAGAAACACCATCAATGCTCAACCAGGGGACAGAATAATTATTATGACGCCAGGCGGAGGAGGTTACGGTGTCCCAGACGCATAA